In Tepidamorphus gemmatus, one genomic interval encodes:
- a CDS encoding cytochrome b encodes MSGHSTYHYKNPVVRWIDSRLPIISAMRSNALDFPTPKNLNYFWTFGGILTLFLAIQIVTGIVLAMHYTPHVDLAFASVEHIMRDVNYGWLIRYMHANGASFFFIAVYIHIFRGLYYGSYKAPRELIWMIGVVILLLMMATAFMGYVLPWGQMSFWGATVITNLFSAIPLVGTSIVEWLWGGFAVGNPTLNRFFSLHYLLPFVLAAVVFLHIWALHVPGNNNPTGVDVKSKKDTVPFHPYYTVKDLFAIVVFLVFYAAFVFYMPNFLGHPDNYIPANPLVTPAHIVPEWYFLPFYAILRAIPDKLGGVLAMFASIGVLFLLPWLDTSKIRSATFRPLYRQFFWILVLVCIGLGYLGAMPAEGGYVIAARILTTYYFVHFLVILPLLGIFEKTKPLPPSISESVLAKGGGAGSAVATGAAAAPERQG; translated from the coding sequence ATGAGCGGACACTCGACCTATCACTACAAGAACCCGGTGGTGCGGTGGATCGACTCCCGCCTGCCGATCATCAGCGCGATGCGGAGCAATGCGCTGGATTTCCCGACGCCCAAGAATCTGAACTATTTCTGGACGTTCGGCGGGATCCTGACGCTGTTCCTTGCCATCCAGATCGTGACCGGCATTGTGCTCGCGATGCACTACACGCCGCATGTCGATCTGGCCTTCGCCAGTGTCGAGCACATCATGCGCGACGTGAACTACGGCTGGCTGATCCGATACATGCACGCCAATGGTGCGTCATTCTTCTTCATCGCGGTGTACATCCACATCTTCCGCGGCCTGTACTACGGCTCCTACAAGGCGCCACGCGAATTGATCTGGATGATCGGCGTGGTCATCCTGCTGCTGATGATGGCCACGGCCTTCATGGGCTATGTCCTGCCATGGGGGCAGATGAGCTTCTGGGGCGCCACCGTCATCACCAACCTGTTCAGCGCCATCCCGCTGGTCGGGACGAGCATCGTCGAGTGGCTGTGGGGCGGCTTCGCGGTCGGAAACCCGACCCTGAACCGGTTCTTCTCGCTGCACTACCTGCTGCCCTTCGTGCTCGCTGCCGTGGTGTTCCTGCATATCTGGGCGCTGCATGTTCCCGGCAACAACAACCCGACCGGCGTCGACGTGAAGTCGAAGAAGGACACCGTGCCCTTCCATCCGTACTACACGGTGAAGGACCTGTTTGCGATTGTCGTGTTCCTGGTCTTCTACGCGGCCTTCGTGTTCTACATGCCGAATTTCCTCGGCCATCCGGACAACTACATCCCGGCGAATCCGCTGGTGACGCCGGCGCACATCGTGCCGGAATGGTACTTCCTGCCGTTCTACGCGATCCTGCGCGCGATCCCCGACAAGCTCGGCGGCGTCCTGGCGATGTTCGCCTCGATCGGCGTGCTGTTCCTGCTGCCGTGGCTCGACACCTCGAAGATCCGGTCGGCGACGTTCCGCCCGCTGTACCGGCAGTTCTTCTGGATCCTCGTGCTGGTGTGCATCGGGCTCGGCTATCTCGGTGCCATGCCGGCGGAAGGCGGCTATGTGATCGCCGCTCGCATCCTGACCACATACTACTTCGTGCACTTCCTCGTGATCCTGCCGTTGCTGGGAATTTTCGAGAAGACCAAGCCGCTGCCGCCATCCATCTCGGAATCGGTTCTGGCGAAGGGTGGCGGAGCCGGATCGGCTGTGGCCACAGGGGCCGCCGCGGCACCGGAAAGACAAGGCTGA
- a CDS encoding cytochrome c1 produces the protein MYPSFVMKAGLIRTTAAALVAVALSAVAQPAWSAGDALPPKSVDFSFHGPFGLFDRAQLQRGYKVFVESCSSCHSMNHVAFRNLSERGGPGFTPAQVRVLAAEFPRQVIDGPDDFGDMFERPGRPADRIPPPFPNEAAARAANNGAYPPDLSVIAKARPGGPEHIYSVLTGYQDPPPNVEVRAGSYYNPYFPGGQIAMPPPLSDEVIEYTDGTPMTAEQYAKDVAAFLMWTAEPKMEDRKRIGFQVMIFLIVFGVLLYFTKQKLWRAVEH, from the coding sequence ATGTATCCTTCTTTCGTGATGAAGGCCGGGCTGATCCGGACCACCGCTGCGGCACTCGTGGCTGTCGCCCTGTCGGCCGTCGCACAGCCGGCCTGGTCGGCCGGCGACGCGTTGCCGCCGAAGTCGGTCGACTTCAGCTTCCACGGGCCGTTCGGACTGTTCGATCGGGCACAGCTGCAGCGCGGCTACAAGGTGTTCGTCGAGTCATGCTCAAGCTGTCATTCGATGAACCATGTGGCGTTCCGCAATCTGAGCGAACGCGGTGGGCCCGGCTTCACGCCGGCGCAGGTACGCGTGCTTGCCGCGGAGTTCCCGCGCCAGGTCATCGACGGCCCGGATGATTTCGGCGACATGTTCGAGCGGCCCGGCCGGCCGGCCGACCGCATTCCGCCACCGTTCCCGAACGAGGCGGCGGCGCGTGCCGCCAACAATGGTGCCTATCCGCCCGATCTGTCGGTGATCGCGAAGGCGCGGCCGGGAGGGCCGGAGCACATCTACTCGGTGCTCACCGGCTATCAGGATCCACCGCCGAATGTCGAGGTTCGGGCAGGCAGCTACTACAATCCCTACTTCCCGGGTGGCCAGATCGCGATGCCGCCGCCGCTGTCGGACGAGGTGATCGAATATACCGACGGTACTCCGATGACGGCAGAGCAGTACGCCAAGGATGTCGCGGCGTTCCTGATGTGGACGGCCGAGCCGAAGATGGAGGACCGCAAGCGGATCGGCTTCCAGGTCATGATCTTCCTCATCGTGTTCGGCGTGCTGCTGTACTTCACCAAGCAGAAGCTGTGGCGGGCGGTCGAACACTGA
- a CDS encoding S-methyl-5'-thioadenosine phosphorylase produces MARSRLGIIGGSGVYDLPGLKGARWEHVPTPWGEPSDQLHFGELDGLELVFLPRHGRGHRLPPGAINYRANIDALKRVGVTDVVSLSAVGSFREALSPGTFVLVDQFIDRTFAREKSFFGPGCVAHVAFADPVSPGLADLVEAAARAESIPVIRGGTYLAMEGPQFSTRAESLLYRSWGCDVVGMTNMPEAKLAREAELCYCVVAMVTDYDCWHPDHGDVDVPSILRIVADNADKARRLVERLARDFPREHPPCPIGSDRALETAIVTAPAARDPDLLVKLDAVAGRVLGRS; encoded by the coding sequence ATGGCGCGATCGCGACTGGGCATCATCGGTGGCTCGGGCGTCTACGACCTGCCGGGACTGAAGGGGGCGCGTTGGGAGCATGTGCCGACACCCTGGGGCGAACCTTCCGACCAGCTGCATTTCGGTGAACTGGACGGGCTCGAGCTCGTCTTCCTGCCACGGCACGGCCGCGGCCATCGTCTGCCGCCCGGCGCAATCAACTATCGCGCCAATATCGACGCGCTGAAGCGCGTGGGGGTCACCGACGTGGTGTCCCTGTCGGCGGTCGGCTCGTTCCGCGAGGCGCTCAGTCCGGGCACCTTCGTGCTGGTCGACCAGTTCATCGACCGGACCTTCGCGCGCGAGAAGAGCTTCTTCGGGCCAGGCTGCGTCGCCCATGTGGCGTTCGCCGATCCGGTCAGTCCCGGCCTCGCCGACCTGGTGGAGGCGGCGGCTCGCGCTGAGTCGATTCCGGTCATCCGGGGCGGCACCTATCTCGCCATGGAGGGGCCGCAATTCTCGACGCGGGCGGAATCCCTGCTCTACCGGTCGTGGGGATGCGACGTCGTCGGCATGACCAACATGCCGGAGGCGAAGCTCGCGCGCGAGGCCGAGCTGTGCTACTGCGTCGTGGCGATGGTTACCGACTACGACTGCTGGCATCCCGACCACGGCGACGTCGACGTGCCCTCGATCCTGCGCATCGTCGCCGACAACGCCGACAAGGCACGCCGGCTGGTGGAGCGGCTGGCGCGGGATTTCCCGCGCGAGCACCCGCCCTGTCCGATCGGGTCGGACCGGGCGCTGGAGACGGCGATCGTCACAGCGCCGGCGGCGCGCGATCCCGATCTGCTGGTCAAGCTCGACGCGGTGGCCGGCCGGGTGCTCGGCCGCTCCTGA
- a CDS encoding FAD-dependent monooxygenase, with protein sequence MPVLIVGADPVGLMLPAELHRRRIACRIIGQRTLPSTFCKAIDLQPRLLELFEMPGLLEEAVARGIRIRGAGDPCQRPQGRRHAPAVRRPQTLMGLPCGFPGLPRYETEAILAAHLGEGPAAEPGTTILVRPDGHLGDRAAA encoded by the coding sequence ATGCCGGTCCTGATCGTCGGTGCGGACCCGGTCGGCCTGATGCTGCCGGCGGAGCTGCACCGACGCCGCATCGCCTGCCGCATCATCGGGCAGCGCACTCTGCCCTCGACGTTCTGCAAGGCGATCGACCTGCAGCCGCGATTGCTGGAGCTGTTCGAGATGCCCGGCCTCCTCGAGGAGGCGGTGGCGCGCGGGATCCGGATCAGGGGGGCGGGAGATCCATGTCAACGGCCGCAAGGTCGCCGACATGCCCCTGCCGTCCGGCGACCCCAGACTCTGATGGGCTTGCCCTGCGGCTTCCCGGGACTTCCCCGGTACGAGACCGAGGCGATCCTGGCCGCTCACCTTGGCGAAGGTCCGGCGGCAGAACCCGGCACGACGATCCTCGTGCGGCCAGATGGCCATCTCGGCGATCGGGCGGCCGCGTAG
- a CDS encoding HpcH/HpaI aldolase family protein yields MPTRPPATEFRTRLLAGERLIGSFIKTPAPQPIEILGDLGFDFVVIDEEHGPFDRGAIDIGLLAARASGTAGIVRVAEPSAANILAMLDMGATGVLVPHVLSVAKAREVASACRYRGGRRGFSNTTRAGRYGALGMWSHVDAADAQTVVIAMIEDREALDEIDAIAAVEGIDAFFIGRGDLAVAYGAPGMEAPEVRGAAERILAAARSAAKPVCIMVSGREEADAFAALGASAFIVASDQGFMRQAAAKLIEDMAAMA; encoded by the coding sequence GTGCCGACCCGACCGCCCGCGACCGAATTCCGCACGCGACTGCTGGCCGGCGAGCGGCTGATCGGCTCCTTCATCAAGACACCTGCGCCGCAGCCCATCGAGATACTCGGCGATCTCGGCTTCGATTTCGTGGTGATCGACGAGGAGCACGGACCCTTCGATCGCGGTGCGATCGATATCGGTCTGCTTGCCGCGCGTGCATCGGGAACTGCCGGCATCGTCCGGGTGGCGGAGCCGTCGGCCGCCAATATCCTGGCGATGCTCGACATGGGTGCCACCGGCGTGCTGGTACCGCATGTGCTGTCGGTCGCGAAGGCGCGCGAGGTGGCCTCGGCATGCCGCTATCGCGGCGGCCGGCGCGGCTTCTCCAACACCACCCGAGCCGGACGCTACGGTGCCTTGGGCATGTGGTCGCATGTCGATGCAGCGGATGCGCAGACCGTCGTCATTGCGATGATCGAGGACCGCGAAGCGCTCGACGAGATCGACGCGATCGCCGCGGTGGAGGGGATCGATGCCTTCTTCATCGGCCGTGGCGACCTGGCGGTGGCGTACGGGGCGCCGGGCATGGAGGCCCCGGAGGTGCGTGGCGCAGCCGAACGCATCCTCGCTGCGGCGCGGTCGGCCGCAAAGCCGGTCTGCATCATGGTCTCCGGGCGAGAGGAGGCCGATGCCTTCGCCGCCCTCGGCGCGAGCGCCTTCATCGTCGCCTCCGACCAGGGATTCATGCGGCAGGCCGCCGCGAAGCTGATTGAGGACATGGCCGCGATGGCCTGA
- a CDS encoding methyl-accepting chemotaxis protein → MQNETIEDQEPGLGEVESGTPAASARRSGFGLRGRLTFAFGAVAAAGLVSCGVALVQFESIREGLDAVTKRGLPAITAAQNVAAESARLAASAPMLDSARSQEERYNTFLSLRSRFGTLNQQIKALEQYGVDPEQISALEAQSRQMMSNVEAQDGLVRQRLDAAIAREKAVAQMTEAHEVLLDELAPLIAATSDAFTLAADSLGETTDEGVRKLAEESVGKLILLYDVRDGAMQLARAIGQTMNAASVAQVDDVWREAVPVTSRLHSSILRLSGDAQMEQLVAAAKQLLDSTIGDKSVFEYRKLALDPEAGPMARIEAAGEVERLVGAARSLEESIEAIVTPAIRTAQVNIRLVGIDLKNSSDRAMRSLIDVELPRFSNLMELAAKSNRLAGLLAAAATAPTSEALARSILEISRESSDLEVTLASIADQEPAIAKAAKALLTYAQGAGGIPSIRMKELEAESTSAIQLAGTRQKAEELGMTVAKVVASVQEAGDASAAAAERALTQARMWLLVAAAVGALVALGFALVYVPRAITNRLLALGAAMRSIAAGDLEAQIPAGGKDEIAEMAEALVVFRDNAREIEAANARALAERQRAAEERRIARLQLADAFEASVQSVVGNVGNSAIHMQDSAARMSGIASRTSDQVRETARASDQAASNVQVVASTAEELASSIAEISRQVAESTRIAGEAVNEAEQTTQRVRSLAEASERIGAVVNLIQSIAAQTNLLALNATIEAARAGEAGRGFAVVANEVKTLASQTAKATEEIGEQIAGMQRATTEAVSAIDGIGQTISKISDIASSIAAAVEEQGAATAEIARSVQEVAAGTAQVSSNMGTVAQASSETGDVAGEVLEASRQMSEEAARLKSEVGRFLAELRAA, encoded by the coding sequence ATGCAGAACGAGACGATCGAGGACCAGGAACCGGGACTCGGCGAGGTTGAATCCGGCACGCCGGCGGCGTCGGCGCGGCGCAGCGGTTTCGGCCTGCGCGGGCGCCTGACCTTCGCCTTTGGGGCCGTCGCGGCGGCAGGGCTCGTGTCGTGTGGCGTTGCGCTGGTGCAGTTCGAATCGATCCGCGAGGGTCTCGATGCGGTAACGAAGCGTGGCCTGCCGGCGATCACCGCCGCCCAGAATGTCGCCGCCGAAAGCGCCAGGCTGGCGGCTTCCGCACCGATGCTCGACAGCGCGCGGTCGCAGGAGGAGCGTTACAACACCTTCCTGAGCCTGAGGAGCCGGTTTGGAACACTCAACCAGCAGATCAAGGCGCTCGAGCAGTATGGCGTCGATCCCGAGCAGATCAGTGCGCTGGAGGCCCAGAGCCGGCAGATGATGTCGAACGTCGAGGCCCAGGATGGCCTCGTGCGGCAGCGCCTGGATGCGGCGATCGCGCGCGAGAAGGCGGTCGCCCAGATGACCGAGGCACACGAGGTGCTGCTCGATGAACTTGCCCCGCTGATCGCGGCGACCAGCGATGCCTTCACCCTTGCGGCCGATAGCCTCGGCGAGACGACCGACGAGGGCGTGCGCAAGCTGGCGGAGGAATCGGTTGGCAAGCTGATCCTGCTCTACGACGTGCGTGACGGGGCGATGCAGCTCGCCCGCGCGATCGGACAGACGATGAACGCTGCCTCGGTGGCACAGGTCGACGACGTCTGGCGCGAGGCCGTTCCGGTGACCTCGCGACTTCATTCGTCGATCCTCAGGCTCTCCGGGGATGCGCAGATGGAGCAGCTCGTCGCGGCAGCGAAGCAGCTGCTCGATTCGACGATCGGCGACAAGAGCGTGTTCGAGTACCGCAAGCTCGCTCTCGATCCCGAGGCTGGACCGATGGCCCGTATCGAAGCGGCCGGCGAAGTGGAGCGCCTGGTCGGGGCTGCGCGCTCGCTCGAGGAGTCCATCGAGGCCATCGTGACGCCCGCCATTCGCACGGCACAGGTCAACATCCGGCTGGTCGGAATCGACCTGAAGAACAGTTCCGACAGGGCCATGCGGAGCCTGATCGATGTCGAGCTGCCGCGCTTCAGCAACCTCATGGAACTGGCCGCCAAGAGCAACCGTCTGGCCGGCCTGCTCGCTGCCGCCGCAACCGCGCCAACCAGCGAGGCGCTGGCGCGCTCGATCCTCGAGATCAGCCGCGAATCGTCGGATCTCGAGGTGACGCTGGCCAGCATCGCCGATCAGGAGCCGGCGATCGCCAAGGCTGCGAAGGCGCTGTTGACCTACGCGCAGGGCGCCGGCGGCATCCCGTCGATCCGCATGAAGGAACTGGAGGCGGAGTCCACCAGCGCCATTCAGCTCGCCGGGACACGCCAGAAGGCGGAGGAGCTCGGCATGACCGTCGCCAAGGTGGTGGCCAGCGTCCAGGAAGCCGGCGACGCGAGCGCGGCGGCGGCCGAGCGGGCGCTGACCCAGGCGCGCATGTGGCTGCTGGTGGCGGCCGCCGTCGGTGCGCTGGTCGCGCTCGGCTTCGCGCTGGTCTATGTCCCGCGTGCGATCACCAATCGTCTGCTGGCTCTCGGAGCCGCCATGCGCTCAATCGCCGCAGGCGACCTCGAGGCTCAGATCCCCGCCGGTGGCAAGGACGAGATCGCCGAGATGGCCGAGGCCCTGGTGGTGTTCCGGGACAACGCCCGCGAGATCGAGGCAGCCAATGCCCGGGCGCTGGCGGAGCGTCAGCGCGCGGCCGAGGAGCGCCGGATCGCCCGCCTGCAGCTCGCCGATGCCTTCGAGGCGAGCGTGCAGAGCGTGGTCGGTAATGTCGGCAACTCGGCCATCCACATGCAGGACAGCGCCGCCCGGATGTCCGGCATCGCCAGCCGGACCAGCGATCAGGTGCGCGAGACGGCGAGGGCATCCGACCAGGCCGCCAGCAACGTCCAGGTCGTGGCATCAACGGCCGAGGAGCTGGCCAGCTCGATCGCCGAGATCAGCCGCCAGGTCGCGGAGTCGACGCGTATCGCCGGCGAGGCGGTGAACGAGGCCGAACAGACCACGCAGCGCGTCCGCAGCCTGGCGGAAGCCTCGGAACGGATCGGCGCGGTGGTCAACCTGATCCAGTCGATCGCGGCGCAGACCAACCTGCTCGCGCTCAATGCGACCATCGAGGCGGCGCGCGCCGGCGAGGCGGGTCGTGGCTTCGCGGTGGTCGCCAACGAGGTCAAGACGCTGGCCAGCCAGACCGCAAAGGCGACCGAGGAGATCGGCGAGCAGATCGCAGGCATGCAGCGCGCGACCACGGAGGCAGTCTCGGCGATCGACGGCATCGGCCAGACCATTTCCAAGATCAGCGACATCGCCAGCTCGATCGCGGCCGCGGTGGAGGAGCAGGGCGCGGCCACCGCCGAGATCGCCCGCTCCGTTCAGGAGGTCGCCGCCGGCACCGCGCAGGTCTCCTCCAACATGGGAACGGTCGCTCAGGCCAGCTCCGAGACCGGAGACGTCGCCGGCGAGGTGCTCGAGGCTTCGCGGCAGATGTCCGAGGAGGCAGCGCGGCTGAAGTCGGAGGTCGGCCGCTTCCTGGCCGAGCTACGGGCAGCCTGA
- a CDS encoding MaoC family dehydratase — translation MTDFEDLEIGHEADIGSHTFTAEEIIAFARRWDPQPFHIDPEAAARSLLGGLCASGWHTACVWMRLNVEYGKRLAAEALAAGRQPPRFGPSPGISNLKWPRPVYVGDTISYRWRISGKRPLATRPQWGLVEHEALGVNQNGQPVLSFEGKFFMGRRLS, via the coding sequence TTGACCGATTTCGAGGATCTGGAGATCGGCCACGAGGCCGACATCGGCAGCCACACCTTCACCGCCGAAGAGATCATTGCCTTTGCCCGGCGCTGGGACCCGCAGCCCTTCCACATCGATCCCGAAGCCGCGGCACGAAGCCTGCTCGGCGGACTGTGCGCCAGCGGCTGGCACACCGCCTGCGTGTGGATGCGGCTCAATGTCGAATACGGGAAACGACTCGCGGCCGAGGCGCTGGCCGCCGGGCGACAGCCGCCGCGCTTCGGCCCCTCCCCCGGTATCTCCAACCTGAAGTGGCCCCGCCCGGTCTATGTCGGCGACACCATCAGCTATCGCTGGCGGATCAGCGGCAAGCGGCCGCTGGCGACACGGCCGCAATGGGGACTGGTCGAGCACGAGGCCCTCGGCGTCAACCAGAACGGCCAGCCGGTCCTCAGCTTCGAGGGCAAGTTCTTCATGGGCCGCCGGCTCTCCTGA
- a CDS encoding MaoC family dehydratase, producing MTDHPAKRLAFEDFTTGETVVFHTVTVSAADIVDFATDWDPQPMHLDEEAGRASPLGGLAASGWHMICLIMRGMCDGFLLNSTSQGSPGVDEVNWLKPLKPGDTLTIRYTVLDTRISRSRPHIGLVHFLFEAINQRGETVATIRNPIMFARRDTAEATP from the coding sequence ATGACCGACCACCCTGCGAAGCGCCTCGCCTTCGAGGATTTCACCACCGGTGAGACGGTCGTCTTCCACACGGTCACCGTCAGCGCCGCGGATATCGTGGACTTCGCGACCGACTGGGACCCGCAGCCGATGCATCTCGATGAGGAGGCCGGCCGCGCCTCGCCGCTCGGCGGCCTGGCGGCGTCCGGCTGGCACATGATCTGCCTGATCATGCGCGGGATGTGCGACGGTTTCCTGCTCAACTCCACCTCGCAGGGCTCGCCCGGAGTTGACGAGGTCAACTGGCTGAAGCCGCTGAAGCCCGGCGACACCCTGACGATCCGCTACACCGTGCTCGACACCCGCATCTCCCGCAGCCGTCCCCATATCGGTCTCGTGCACTTCCTGTTCGAGGCCATCAACCAGCGCGGCGAGACCGTGGCGACGATCCGCAATCCGATCATGTTCGCCCGGCGCGACACCGCGGAGGCGACTCCTTGA
- the ychF gene encoding redox-regulated ATPase YchF, translated as MGFKCGIVGLPNVGKSTLFNALTQTAAAQAENYPFCTIEPNVGEVAVPDPRLETLARIAASGQIVPTRLTFVDIAGLVRGASKGEGLGNQFLGHIREVDAIAFVVRCFEDGDVTHVEGRVDPIADAETIETELMLADLDSLEKRVVGLEKKARGGDKDAKLALDLVGRALTLLREGKPARLTAVADEERRAFEALNLLTSKPVLYVCNVDEASAATGNEHSARVAARAAAEGAACVVISAKIEAEIALLPNGERTEFLATLGLEEPGLNRLIRAGYDLLHLVTFFTVGPKEARAWTVPRGTKAPQAAGVIHTDFEKGFIRAETISYEDYVRLNGEAGAREAGRMRLEGKDYVVQDGDVMHFRFAA; from the coding sequence ATGGGCTTCAAATGTGGCATCGTCGGCCTGCCCAATGTAGGCAAGTCGACCCTTTTCAACGCACTCACCCAGACGGCCGCGGCGCAGGCCGAGAATTACCCGTTCTGCACGATCGAGCCGAATGTCGGTGAGGTCGCGGTGCCGGATCCGCGTCTCGAGACGCTGGCAAGGATCGCCGCCTCCGGACAGATCGTTCCGACCCGGCTGACCTTCGTCGATATCGCCGGCCTGGTGCGCGGAGCCTCCAAGGGCGAAGGCCTCGGCAACCAGTTCCTCGGCCACATCCGGGAGGTCGATGCCATCGCCTTCGTGGTCCGCTGCTTCGAGGATGGCGATGTCACCCACGTCGAAGGGCGCGTCGATCCGATCGCCGATGCCGAGACCATCGAGACCGAGCTGATGCTGGCCGACCTCGACAGCCTCGAGAAGCGCGTCGTCGGCTTGGAGAAGAAGGCCCGCGGCGGCGACAAGGACGCCAAGCTCGCACTCGATCTGGTCGGCCGCGCACTCACCCTGCTGCGCGAGGGCAAGCCGGCCCGACTCACTGCCGTCGCCGACGAGGAGCGCCGCGCCTTCGAGGCGCTCAACCTGCTCACCTCCAAGCCGGTGCTCTATGTCTGCAATGTCGATGAGGCATCCGCCGCGACAGGCAACGAGCATTCGGCCCGCGTCGCCGCGCGCGCAGCTGCCGAGGGCGCGGCCTGCGTCGTCATCTCCGCCAAGATCGAGGCGGAGATCGCGCTCCTGCCGAACGGCGAGCGGACCGAGTTCCTCGCGACGCTCGGGCTGGAGGAGCCAGGCTTGAACAGGCTGATCCGCGCGGGCTACGATCTCCTTCACCTCGTGACCTTCTTCACCGTCGGTCCCAAGGAAGCGCGCGCCTGGACAGTCCCGCGCGGGACGAAGGCGCCCCAGGCCGCTGGCGTCATCCATACCGACTTCGAGAAGGGGTTCATCCGCGCCGAGACGATTTCCTACGAAGACTACGTCCGGCTGAACGGTGAGGCCGGGGCCAGGGAAGCGGGTCGCATGCGGCTCGAGGGCAAGGACTATGTCGTGCAGGACGGCGACGTCATGCACTTCCGCTTCGCGGCCTAG
- the pth gene encoding aminoacyl-tRNA hydrolase: MLLIVGLGNPGPKYAANRHNIGFMAVDAIAELYRFPGWRRRFQGETSEGTLAGCRVVLLKPMTYMNESGRSVGEAMRWLKLTPDDVIVLYDELDLAPGKVRLKTGGGAAGHNGIRSIAAHIGPDFRRVRLGIGHPGRKEAVQRHVLSDFAKADSDWLGPLLAAVADNAPLLVSRDEAGFMNRVALAMSGSQPKAARGAGSRQTAAADRAGEAPAPATGPTSAAAAPTRDALADALDRLTGRKHL; the protein is encoded by the coding sequence ATGCTTCTGATCGTCGGCCTCGGCAATCCCGGCCCGAAATACGCGGCCAACCGCCACAATATCGGGTTCATGGCCGTCGATGCCATTGCCGAACTGTACCGCTTCCCGGGGTGGCGGCGCCGATTCCAGGGCGAGACCAGCGAAGGAACGCTTGCCGGCTGCCGTGTCGTGCTGCTCAAGCCGATGACCTACATGAACGAATCCGGACGCTCGGTGGGCGAGGCGATGCGCTGGCTGAAGCTCACGCCCGACGACGTGATCGTCCTCTATGACGAGCTCGACCTGGCGCCCGGCAAGGTGCGGCTGAAGACCGGCGGCGGCGCCGCCGGTCACAACGGCATCCGATCGATCGCCGCGCATATCGGCCCCGACTTCCGCCGGGTCCGGCTCGGTATCGGCCATCCCGGGCGCAAGGAGGCCGTGCAGCGCCACGTCCTGTCGGATTTCGCCAAGGCCGACAGCGACTGGCTCGGCCCGCTGCTCGCTGCGGTGGCCGACAACGCGCCGCTGCTGGTCTCGCGCGATGAGGCGGGCTTCATGAACAGGGTCGCGCTGGCGATGTCTGGCAGCCAGCCCAAGGCTGCGCGCGGCGCCGGATCGCGGCAAACGGCCGCAGCCGACAGGGCCGGCGAGGCCCCTGCGCCGGCGACAGGTCCGACGTCGGCGGCGGCTGCCCCCACGCGCGACGCCCTCGCCGACGCGCTTGACCGTCTGACCGGCCGCAAGCACCTCTGA
- a CDS encoding 50S ribosomal protein L25/general stress protein Ctc, translated as MTATVSLTATARPRVGKGAARAERRAGRIPAVIYGGKEPAMPISLEARDLIHRVHSIHFMTTIFEIDVDGKKTRVLPRDVQLDPVKDFPVHVDFLRLTAGGRVAVAVPVNFLNEEDCPGIRRGGVLNVVRHEIEVMAPADAIPDHIDADLANLDLGDSLHISAVKLPDNVTPTITDRDFTIATIAAPAGLRSESDSQEDGEGA; from the coding sequence ATGACCGCGACCGTATCGCTGACCGCGACGGCGCGCCCGCGGGTCGGCAAGGGGGCCGCCCGTGCGGAGCGCCGCGCAGGACGCATCCCCGCCGTGATCTACGGCGGCAAGGAGCCCGCCATGCCGATTTCGCTGGAGGCGCGCGACTTGATCCACCGGGTGCATTCCATCCATTTCATGACGACGATTTTCGAGATCGACGTGGATGGCAAGAAGACGCGCGTCCTGCCGCGCGACGTGCAGCTCGATCCGGTGAAGGATTTCCCCGTCCATGTCGATTTCCTGCGCCTGACTGCGGGCGGCCGGGTCGCGGTGGCGGTGCCGGTGAACTTCCTCAACGAAGAGGATTGCCCGGGTATCCGGCGCGGCGGCGTGCTCAACGTCGTCCGGCACGAGATCGAGGTGATGGCCCCGGCCGATGCGATCCCCGACCACATCGACGCCGATCTGGCCAATCTCGATCTCGGCGACTCGCTGCACATTTCCGCGGTGAAGCTGCCGGACAACGTCACACCGACCATCACCGACCGCGATTTCACCATCGCCACCATTGCTGCGCCGGCCGGCCTGCGCAGCGAGAGCGACAGCCAGGAAGACGGCGAGGGGGCGTAG